TGTCTAAGTAAGGCTGCTCAAAGTAATCTTGAAGAGTGGAGCCTGTAGGAGGTTGAGGCCCTTTATCAGCTGCTGAGGAGAAGTCTTGTGCTTCTTCCTCGGCATCAGAAGCGTACGCGGATGTAGAATGACGAAGCCTGGTCTCGATAGGCTTGCTATCTCTCCCCGGACGAGACACTTCTCTATCCATGGAGTGGAAATCGTAACCGGAGCTATCATAATCCTCAGATGAAAAGGCTGTCCTAGTTTGGCTCGGATGAGTGTCGCCTCGTCTTGAAGGCACACCACGGGTGTTGGTAGTTGTTGGTCTTGAAGGCACAGCACAAGCGTTGTCAGCTTTTGGAGGGCCGTTCTTGGCCTCCATGTCGAGTGAGACGATCAAGTTCTTGCCCGAAACGACGAAAGCAATGAGAGAAGAGCACGCCCCACATCTGAGCCTCTTCCTGCTGCTATTCTTGCTCACGGCTTTCATAGGCAGCATTAACACCTCGAAACAACTGTTGCACGTCAATAAAGGGGCGCCACCGGCTAAAGGGCTGCAGCGTTTTCCGCTACCAACCAAATGGGCTCTAGCAGGGCGACGACATGTGAAACCATCCACCTCAGAGTTCACATCACTAGGCCATCTCGCATGACTTTGAGTGGCACGAGGCCTCAATGGAGGCTGATCGTGAACTCTCGGGTTGTAGTTATCTCTTGTACCAAACGAGCCACGATCATCCAACATATTGGAGTATTTACCACTATACGCAGCTTGCATCGTTGGGTTAGAAACTGGTCCCTTGGCACGACAATGGTGGCACGAGCAAGATGGATGGTGCCGGTTGAAATCAGCAGGATACGGTTCCATGTGATCCATATACGCCACACCATCATCTGCGTAAGGTCCAGACACATAGCCACGCGCAGGTGGCATCTGAAACCCTCCTTGAGCATCGGAAGGGCGCTGATGAGGCCTCGATGGATTCCCATATCCTTGAACATGACTTGGACCATACCTCGGAGGATAAAAGCCATTCTCCCCCATTTCCTGCCTACGCATCAAATGAGGCGGCTCGGTGTACTGATTCTGAAAAGGCGGCCTTTTCAACGAGCTTTGCATCATCACTGCTTCATTCTCAGACGCGTATGGATCTTGAGAACGCATCCTCCTATCGAGGGGCGCCTTCTCTTTCCCCTTGTCGCTGAGATTACCCGAAAGACTCAGCTTATACTTAAGCTCGTCTAACTGCCTCAAGAGCTCGGCCCGATCATCTTCAACAAATTCAGCATTGCTCAATCCATCCACCACACCAGCACCCCTACTCCTAGATGGATCATCAAAATCATAACTAGACGCGGATAGACGATCAAACGAGCCATCTTTTGCACGCCTCCCAGCCTCGGGATCCACTCGTTGAGCCCTCCAAACACCCTCCATCTCATCACTCCTCTCCCCAACCCTTCTCAACCCGGCCTCATTGTCACGAAACAACGCAGGATCCTCAAAATCCCGAGCCATTTTCGCCTGCTGGACTCCACCAAACCTCCTATCTCTCATCACATCACCATCAACATCCCAGTTCTCCACCTTGCCTAAACCATTCCTACCGATTTCAGCCCTCTCGCGAGCTCTCCTCCTCTCACCCCGGCTCGAAGAACTAACGTTGGACCTCACATCAGACTCAGAGCCATCACTCACCATCTCCATTACTCTCCTCTCAGAAACATTCACCATTTTCTCATATCTATCAGAAAGCTTTTCCATATTACCACCAACCATTTCCTCAGTAGACTTATCCGAGAATGTGTCCAAGTCAACACCTTTGTTCTTGCCTGATCAAGTCAACCATACATCAAAAAAGGAGAAATTAATCAATCAATTTGAATCAACCAAACATTTCTCTATCATTAACTGTAGAAAATCAATCAGATTCAGACATATACTAAACAAAGCACAAATCTTCCCCACAAAACATACATCTTAGGATAGCTCCACAACCGCCACATTGATAAACAGAGAAATCAGTGACCTCCGGCAGTAAATTCTCACACTTGGGGCAACGAACTAAACGAACTTTAGCAGTTTCAGACATTTTCTCTACAAATTTCAAGCAATCTTTAATACTAACAAGCCATGAAGCAAATGAAACATGCAAAATGCAGAAAGATTGAATCTTGGAGAGGAATGGCGAGAGGGCATGGAGAAATTTCCCAGAAATCGAAAAGCATGGGAGTGGAAAGGAAACAATAATGTTGAAAGAGAAGAATTGCAGGAAATAATTGAGTGTTAAAACGGAAAGCAGAGAAattcgtttcttttttttttcagagGAAAAATCTAAGGTTTCTGAATCAACATGAGTGGAAAGCGAGCACGAACTGATTGTGCTTTGGGGTTTTTTGTTTTTGGCTGAATATGTTTGTGCGTTTTGTGTGTGTACGGTTACAGttttgaagagagagagagagagagagatgggaaTCTGTATGAATTTGGGATACTGTGATTTTACACTTTCTGAAACACGAAGACTGGAAATTAGAGTCAGAATTTTTTAGCCTCCAATAAGATTAACTgcgatttattttaaaaaaaaaattcatcacTATTATTCGAGAAATTACTTATGATTTACACATGGCTTTCGATTTGAATACAGCTTTCTTTCTAATTTGACTAATATTGTTTGGACAGAAATGAAGCAGGGAATTCATATGAAAATCTGGCATGAAAAAACTACTCCTCATAGACTTTTCAGAGG
This DNA window, taken from Salvia splendens isolate huo1 chromosome 18, SspV2, whole genome shotgun sequence, encodes the following:
- the LOC121777918 gene encoding protein ENHANCED DISEASE RESISTANCE 4-like, with protein sequence MSETAKVRLVRCPKCENLLPEVTDFSVYQCGGCGAILRCKNKGVDLDTFSDKSTEEMVGGNMEKLSDRYEKMVNVSERRVMEMVSDGSESDVRSNVSSSSRGERRRARERAEIGRNGLGKVENWDVDGDVMRDRRFGGVQQAKMARDFEDPALFRDNEAGLRRVGERSDEMEGVWRAQRVDPEAGRRAKDGSFDRLSASSYDFDDPSRSRGAGVVDGLSNAEFVEDDRAELLRQLDELKYKLSLSGNLSDKGKEKAPLDRRMRSQDPYASENEAVMMQSSLKRPPFQNQYTEPPHLMRRQEMGENGFYPPRYGPSHVQGYGNPSRPHQRPSDAQGGFQMPPARGYVSGPYADDGVAYMDHMEPYPADFNRHHPSCSCHHCRAKGPVSNPTMQAAYSGKYSNMLDDRGSFGTRDNYNPRVHDQPPLRPRATQSHARWPSDVNSEVDGFTCRRPARAHLVGSGKRCSPLAGGAPLLTCNSCFEVLMLPMKAVSKNSSRKRLRCGACSSLIAFVVSGKNLIVSLDMEAKNGPPKADNACAVPSRPTTTNTRGVPSRRGDTHPSQTRTAFSSEDYDSSGYDFHSMDREVSRPGRDSKPIETRLRHSTSAYASDAEEEAQDFSSAADKGPQPPTGSTLQDYFEQPYLDSNEFSDSHSNKHRVVKESGEGNRSGRSERGVVDRSLPSKTGAKQILRKESTATEIDISSNEFSNTGSTFESSGASRGGRGAGSFFAGIMGSFKDPHRPEESASVTVNGHLIPDRLIKKAEKIAGPIQPGHYWYDYRAGFWGAIGGSCLGIIPPFIEEFNYPMPEHCAGGNTQIYVNGRELNHKDLNLLVGRGLPRETDRSYIVEISGRVLDEDTGEELESLGKLAPTMERVKRGFGMKIPQVVA